The following are from one region of the Mesorhizobium sp. B4-1-4 genome:
- a CDS encoding carbohydrate ABC transporter permease, with product MSIATRSLPRTIGAHAILLTYTAIALFPVILVIMNSFKSRAGIFGAPLTPPTPKTFDLIGYTTVIGQGDFTHYFQNSFVVTVGSLFFVLLFGAMAAFALSEYRFRGNTLMGLYLALGIMIPIRLATVAILQLMVASGLVNTLTALILVYTAQGLPLAVFILSEFMKQVSDDLKNAGRIDGLSEYTIFFRLVVPLVRPSMATVAVFTMIPIWNDLWFPLILAPSEETKTVTLGAQLFLGQFVTNWNAILAALSLAILPVLILYVIFSRQLIRGITSGAVK from the coding sequence ATGAGCATCGCCACCCGTTCCCTGCCTCGCACCATCGGTGCCCACGCGATCCTTCTGACCTACACGGCGATCGCGTTGTTTCCGGTGATCCTGGTCATCATGAATTCGTTCAAGTCGCGCGCCGGCATCTTCGGCGCGCCGCTGACGCCGCCGACGCCGAAAACCTTCGACCTGATCGGCTACACCACGGTGATCGGCCAGGGCGATTTCACCCACTATTTCCAGAACAGCTTCGTCGTCACCGTAGGCTCGCTGTTCTTCGTGCTGCTGTTCGGCGCCATGGCGGCGTTTGCGCTGTCGGAATACCGCTTTCGCGGCAACACGCTGATGGGACTCTACCTGGCGCTGGGCATCATGATCCCGATCCGCCTGGCCACCGTCGCCATCCTGCAATTGATGGTGGCGAGCGGACTGGTCAACACGCTGACGGCGCTGATCCTGGTCTACACCGCGCAAGGGTTGCCGCTGGCGGTCTTCATCCTGTCGGAATTCATGAAGCAGGTGTCGGACGATCTGAAGAATGCCGGCCGCATCGACGGGCTGTCGGAATACACCATCTTCTTCCGCCTGGTGGTGCCGCTGGTGCGGCCGTCGATGGCGACCGTCGCCGTCTTCACCATGATCCCGATCTGGAACGATCTCTGGTTCCCGCTGATCCTGGCGCCGTCGGAAGAGACCAAGACGGTCACGCTCGGTGCCCAGCTTTTCCTCGGCCAGTTCGTCACCAACTGGAACGCGATTCTGGCGGCGCTGTCGCTGGCGATCCTGCCGGTGCTGATCCTCTACGTCATCTTCTCGCGGCAGCTGATCCGCGGCATTACGTCGGGGGCGGTAAAGTGA
- a CDS encoding carbohydrate ABC transporter permease, with translation MAAEIRPKRPFRWHIAVFLAPAVLVYTAIMILPLAGTLQLSLFRNIEQHQVFVGLDNFRTLFGDPNWSVNFWNALRNNVWFFIIHMLVQNPIGVLLAALLSSPRLRFSAFYRTAIFVPTILSFVIVGFAWKLILSPLWGVAPHLMDFVGLKSLFTPWLGKEQYALTALSLVSVWQFIGIPMMLIYAALLSIPDEVLEAAECDGITGMSQFWKIKLPLILPSIGIISILTFVGNFNAFDLIYTAQGALAGPNYSTDILGTFLYRAFFGFQLQVGDPNMGATIATIMFLIILGGVCVYLFLIQTRLRRYQF, from the coding sequence ATGGCCGCGGAAATACGACCCAAAAGACCGTTTCGCTGGCACATCGCCGTCTTCCTGGCGCCGGCCGTGCTCGTCTATACGGCGATCATGATCCTGCCGCTCGCCGGCACGCTGCAGCTGTCGCTGTTCCGTAATATCGAGCAGCACCAGGTCTTCGTCGGACTGGACAATTTCCGCACGCTGTTCGGCGACCCCAACTGGTCGGTCAATTTCTGGAACGCGCTGAGGAACAATGTCTGGTTCTTCATCATCCACATGCTGGTGCAGAACCCGATCGGCGTGCTGCTGGCCGCGCTCCTGTCCAGCCCAAGGCTCAGGTTCTCGGCCTTCTACCGCACGGCGATCTTCGTGCCGACAATCCTGTCCTTCGTCATTGTCGGCTTTGCCTGGAAGCTCATTCTGTCGCCGCTCTGGGGTGTGGCGCCGCATCTCATGGATTTCGTCGGGCTGAAAAGCCTGTTCACACCCTGGCTCGGCAAGGAGCAATACGCGCTGACCGCGCTCAGCCTGGTTTCGGTGTGGCAGTTCATCGGCATCCCCATGATGCTGATCTACGCCGCCCTGCTGTCGATCCCCGACGAGGTGCTCGAGGCCGCCGAATGCGATGGGATCACCGGTATGTCGCAGTTCTGGAAGATCAAGCTGCCGCTGATCCTGCCGTCCATCGGCATCATCTCGATCCTCACCTTCGTCGGCAATTTCAACGCCTTCGACCTGATCTACACCGCGCAAGGGGCGTTAGCTGGACCGAACTACTCGACCGATATTCTCGGCACCTTCCTCTACCGCGCCTTCTTCGGCTTCCAGCTGCAGGTCGGCGACCCCAACATGGGCGCGACAATCGCCACCATCATGTTCCTGATCATCCTTGGCGGCGTCTGCGTCTACCTGTTCCTCATCCAGACGCGCCTGCGTCGCTACCAGTTCTGA
- the nagA gene encoding N-acetylglucosamine-6-phosphate deacetylase, protein MSDRFALTGARIFDGDDWHEDAALVVRDGLVESILRQGALSADIRTIDAGGGMLVPGFVDIQVNGGGGVMLNDHPDVASIETICRAHAPFGTTVLLPTLITDTPAITAAAIAAGEAAARQKVPGFLGLHLEGPHLSIARKGAHDPALIRPMTDADQAILIAARQKLPVLLTTVAPESVDPARVTALAGAGIIVSLGHSDTGYATAKAFAEAGASVVTHLFNAMSQIGNREPGLAGAAIDIDTLSAGLIADGIHVHPATIRIALDAKQGPGRIVLVTDAMATIGTDMTSFTLNGRTIYRKDGSLRLADGTLAGADLDMISAVRFMHGVVGVELAQALRMASLYPAQAIGQSHRLGRLANGTAADIVALSDDLNIGSVWIGGDKVFEAGASR, encoded by the coding sequence ATGAGCGACCGTTTTGCCCTGACCGGCGCCCGCATTTTCGATGGCGACGACTGGCACGAAGACGCGGCGCTTGTCGTGCGCGACGGTCTTGTCGAATCCATCCTGCGCCAAGGCGCCCTATCCGCCGATATCCGCACCATCGACGCTGGCGGCGGCATGCTGGTGCCGGGCTTTGTCGACATCCAGGTCAATGGCGGCGGTGGCGTCATGCTCAACGACCACCCCGATGTGGCCTCGATCGAAACCATCTGCCGGGCGCACGCGCCGTTCGGCACGACAGTGCTGCTGCCGACCCTGATCACCGACACGCCAGCAATCACCGCTGCCGCGATTGCCGCCGGCGAAGCAGCCGCGCGACAAAAAGTGCCGGGCTTCCTCGGGTTGCATCTCGAAGGGCCGCATCTGTCGATCGCCCGCAAGGGCGCGCATGATCCGGCGCTGATCCGGCCGATGACCGACGCCGATCAGGCAATACTGATCGCGGCGCGGCAGAAGCTGCCGGTGCTGCTCACCACGGTCGCGCCGGAATCCGTCGACCCGGCCCGCGTCACGGCATTGGCCGGGGCAGGCATCATCGTCAGCCTCGGCCATTCCGACACCGGTTATGCCACCGCGAAAGCCTTTGCCGAAGCCGGCGCCAGCGTGGTCACCCATCTGTTCAACGCGATGAGCCAGATCGGCAACCGCGAGCCCGGGCTGGCGGGCGCGGCCATCGACATCGACACATTGTCCGCCGGGCTGATCGCCGACGGCATCCATGTCCATCCCGCGACCATCAGGATCGCGCTGGATGCCAAGCAGGGGCCGGGCAGAATCGTGCTGGTCACCGACGCGATGGCGACGATCGGCACTGATATGACCTCGTTCACGCTCAATGGCCGGACCATCTACCGCAAGGACGGCAGCCTGCGGCTCGCCGACGGGACGCTGGCGGGCGCGGATCTCGACATGATCTCGGCCGTGCGGTTCATGCACGGCGTCGTCGGCGTCGAGCTCGCGCAAGCCTTGCGCATGGCCTCGCTCTACCCGGCGCAGGCGATCGGCCAGTCGCATCGGCTTGGCCGCCTTGCCAACGGCACGGCGGCGGATATCGTTGCTCTGTCGGACGATCTTAACATAGGAAGCGTCTGGATCGGCGGCGACAAGGTGTTCGAGGCCGGCGCTTCCCGCTGA
- a CDS encoding SIS domain-containing protein: MISNPTHMQREIEEIPQAVARLLDGSGAVLAEAGRGIRERDPQFVVTVARGSSDHAATFMKYAVELTAGLAVASVGPSIASIYGRKLRLGGSACLAISQSGKSPDIVAMAETARAGGALTIAVTNTAESPLARASDYAIDILAGPERSVAATKTFVNSAVAGLALMAHSTGDEALLKALARLPDHFREAIACDWMTVLAETIEKQKSLFILGRGPSAAMANEAALKFKETCGIHAEAYSAAEVMHGPLALIGPDFPVLALAARDASEPSIAEAADGLAAKGAPVFVTSALAKRATRLPHVATGHPLTDPLTLIVSFYVFVEAFARHRGLDPDTPRNLRKVTETV, encoded by the coding sequence ATGATTTCCAACCCCACGCATATGCAGCGCGAGATCGAGGAGATCCCGCAAGCCGTCGCCCGCCTGCTCGATGGCTCCGGCGCCGTGCTCGCCGAAGCCGGGCGCGGGATCAGGGAACGCGACCCGCAGTTCGTCGTCACCGTGGCGCGCGGTTCGTCCGACCATGCCGCCACTTTCATGAAATATGCCGTCGAACTGACGGCGGGCCTTGCCGTCGCCTCGGTCGGCCCCTCAATCGCTTCAATCTATGGCCGCAAGCTGCGTCTCGGCGGCTCCGCATGCCTGGCGATCTCGCAGTCGGGCAAGAGCCCCGATATCGTCGCCATGGCCGAAACCGCGCGGGCCGGCGGCGCGCTGACCATTGCCGTCACCAACACCGCCGAGTCGCCGCTGGCGCGCGCCTCGGACTATGCGATCGACATACTGGCGGGGCCCGAGCGCAGCGTCGCGGCAACCAAGACCTTCGTCAATTCCGCCGTCGCCGGTCTTGCTCTGATGGCGCATTCCACCGGCGACGAAGCGCTTCTCAAGGCGCTTGCCCGATTGCCGGATCATTTCCGCGAAGCGATCGCCTGCGACTGGATGACTGTACTCGCGGAAACGATCGAGAAGCAGAAATCGCTGTTCATCCTCGGCCGCGGCCCGTCGGCGGCGATGGCCAACGAGGCGGCGCTGAAGTTCAAGGAGACTTGCGGCATCCATGCCGAGGCCTATAGCGCGGCCGAAGTCATGCATGGCCCGCTGGCGTTGATCGGTCCCGACTTTCCGGTGCTGGCGCTGGCCGCGCGCGATGCGTCCGAGCCATCCATCGCCGAAGCCGCCGACGGCCTGGCGGCCAAGGGCGCGCCGGTGTTCGTCACCTCCGCGCTTGCCAAGCGCGCCACGCGCCTGCCGCATGTCGCAACCGGTCACCCGCTGACCGATCCGCTGACGCTGATCGTCTCCTTCTACGTGTTCGTCGAGGCTTTCGCCCGTCATCGCGGTCTCGATCCGGACACGCCGCGCAACCTTCGCAAGGTGACGGAGACCGTATGA
- a CDS encoding N-acetylglucosamine kinase yields the protein MNFVLGIDGGGTSCRAALATADGTVVGRAKSGAANIRTDLTGARSNIVEAARQAFIAAGQDPDLIRQTPAILGLAGANVGTYRQQLEAILPFSTSRVETDAEIALEGAVGSGDGAMAILGTGTAYMARRNGKSRAIGGWGFQVGDQGSGARIGRDLLEQTLLAHDGVRARSPLADAMMAIFRDNPEDVVEFTTNAKPGDFGGFAPKVFEHAAKGDAVANWIVDKAVGDVEASLGALGLSDDAPLCLLGGLASLYAPRLSARYKALLREPLDDALGGAVQMAARLFAGHAEAAR from the coding sequence GTGAATTTCGTGCTCGGTATCGATGGCGGCGGCACCAGCTGCAGGGCCGCCCTTGCAACGGCGGACGGCACCGTCGTCGGCCGCGCCAAAAGCGGCGCCGCCAACATCCGCACCGATCTTACCGGCGCCCGTTCGAACATCGTCGAGGCCGCGCGGCAGGCATTCATCGCCGCCGGCCAGGATCCGGACCTCATCCGTCAGACGCCAGCCATTCTCGGCCTTGCCGGCGCCAATGTCGGCACCTACCGGCAACAGCTCGAAGCGATCCTGCCGTTCAGCACCAGCCGCGTCGAGACCGACGCGGAGATCGCGCTGGAAGGCGCCGTCGGCTCGGGCGACGGCGCGATGGCGATCCTGGGCACCGGCACCGCCTACATGGCACGCAGGAACGGCAAATCGCGCGCCATCGGCGGCTGGGGTTTTCAGGTCGGCGACCAGGGCAGCGGCGCCCGCATCGGCCGCGACCTCCTGGAACAGACGCTGCTGGCCCATGACGGGGTGCGCGCGCGTTCGCCGCTGGCCGACGCCATGATGGCCATCTTCCGCGACAATCCCGAAGACGTCGTCGAATTCACCACCAATGCCAAGCCGGGCGATTTCGGCGGCTTCGCGCCCAAGGTGTTCGAGCATGCCGCGAAGGGCGACGCCGTCGCCAATTGGATCGTCGACAAGGCGGTCGGCGATGTCGAGGCTTCGCTCGGCGCGCTCGGCCTTTCGGACGACGCGCCGCTCTGCCTGCTTGGCGGGCTGGCGTCGCTCTACGCGCCGCGCCTGTCGGCGCGCTACAAGGCGCTGCTGAGGGAGCCGCTCGATGACGCGCTGGGCGGTGCGGTGCAGATGGCGGCCCGCCTTTTCGCGGGACACGCGGAGGCGGCTCGATGA
- a CDS encoding ABC transporter substrate-binding protein produces MTTKLLTALLLGTSILGSAGLAHAEDVTLNIESWRGDDLSIWKDKLIPAFEAKNPGIKVVFAPSAPTEYDAALGAKLAAGSAGDLITCRPFDKSLELFKKGNLADLSSLPGMDNFSPVAKSAWQTDDGKSSFCVPMASVIHGFIYNKDAFDKLGIKVPTTRDEFFAALDKIKADGTYIPMAMGTKDLWEAATMGYQNIGPNYWKGEDGRKALIKGDQKLTDKDWVAPYEELAKWKPYLGDGFEAQTYPDSQNLFTLGRAAIYPAGSWEIGLFNTQAQFKMGAFPPPVEKAGDTCYISDHTDIGMGLNAASKHADAAKTFLSWVASPDFATIYANALPGFFSLNSSPVKMQDPLAQEFVSWRGKCKSTIRSTYQILSRGTPNLENETWVESANVINGTDTPEAAAKKLQTGLDSWYHPAK; encoded by the coding sequence ATGACAACGAAACTACTGACGGCACTGCTTCTGGGCACCAGCATTCTCGGCTCGGCCGGATTGGCTCACGCCGAGGACGTAACGCTCAACATCGAGAGCTGGCGCGGCGACGACCTCTCCATCTGGAAGGACAAGCTGATCCCGGCCTTCGAAGCCAAGAACCCCGGCATCAAGGTGGTGTTCGCGCCATCGGCGCCGACCGAATATGACGCAGCCCTCGGCGCCAAGCTCGCCGCCGGCTCGGCGGGCGACCTGATCACCTGCCGCCCGTTCGACAAGTCGCTCGAACTGTTCAAGAAGGGCAATCTCGCCGACCTGTCCTCGCTGCCCGGCATGGATAATTTCTCCCCCGTCGCCAAGTCGGCCTGGCAGACGGATGACGGCAAGTCGAGCTTCTGCGTACCGATGGCATCGGTCATCCACGGCTTCATCTACAACAAGGATGCCTTCGACAAGCTCGGCATCAAGGTGCCGACGACCCGCGACGAGTTCTTCGCCGCGCTCGACAAGATCAAGGCCGACGGCACCTACATCCCGATGGCCATGGGCACCAAGGACCTCTGGGAAGCCGCGACCATGGGCTACCAGAACATCGGCCCCAACTACTGGAAGGGCGAGGACGGCCGCAAGGCGCTCATCAAGGGCGATCAGAAGCTGACCGACAAGGATTGGGTCGCGCCCTATGAGGAACTGGCCAAGTGGAAGCCGTATCTCGGCGATGGCTTCGAGGCGCAGACCTATCCGGACAGCCAGAACCTGTTCACGCTCGGCCGCGCCGCCATCTACCCGGCCGGCTCGTGGGAGATCGGCCTGTTCAACACCCAGGCCCAGTTCAAGATGGGCGCCTTCCCGCCGCCGGTCGAAAAGGCTGGCGACACCTGCTACATCTCGGACCACACCGATATCGGCATGGGCCTGAATGCGGCATCCAAGCACGCGGACGCGGCCAAGACCTTCCTGTCCTGGGTGGCCTCGCCGGATTTCGCCACCATCTACGCCAACGCGCTGCCGGGCTTCTTCAGCCTGAACTCCTCGCCGGTGAAGATGCAGGATCCGCTGGCGCAGGAATTCGTCTCCTGGCGCGGTAAGTGCAAGTCGACCATCCGCTCGACCTACCAGATCCTGTCGCGCGGCACGCCGAACCTCGAGAACGAGACCTGGGTTGAATCGGCCAACGTCATCAACGGCACCGATACGCCCGAAGCCGCGGCCAAGAAGCTGCAGACCGGCCTCGACAGCTGGTATCATCCAGCGAAGTAA
- a CDS encoding Gfo/Idh/MocA family protein, whose amino-acid sequence MSDKPPLRVVVAGLGNMGRSHALAYHTNPGFEIAALINRSDVPLPDGLSGYGIRRSFDDALRDEKPDVACIATYSDSHADYAVKAFEAGCHVFVEKPLATTVADAERVVAAAKANGRKLVIGYILRHHPSWIRLIAEARKLGGPYVFRMNLNQQSSGHTWETHKQLMRTTSPIVDCGVHYLDVMLQITDAKPVEVRGMGVRLTQEVAPSMYNYGHLQVLFDDGSVGWYEAGWGPMISETAFFVKDVISPNGCVSIVMKEGVKSDDIDTHTKTSTIRLHSAATGLDGKFVRPDEMLSMAGEPGHQDLCDLEQAFVLKAVREDLDLTRHMDDAVKSLAVCLAADESVRSGKAVRL is encoded by the coding sequence GTGAGCGATAAACCACCCCTTCGTGTCGTCGTGGCCGGCCTCGGCAATATGGGCCGCAGCCACGCACTCGCCTACCACACCAATCCCGGCTTTGAGATCGCCGCACTGATCAACCGCTCCGACGTGCCGCTGCCGGACGGGCTGTCGGGCTATGGCATCAGGCGGTCCTTCGATGACGCGTTGCGTGACGAGAAGCCTGACGTCGCCTGCATCGCCACCTATTCGGACAGCCATGCCGACTATGCGGTGAAGGCGTTCGAGGCCGGCTGCCATGTCTTCGTCGAAAAGCCGCTGGCAACGACGGTGGCCGACGCCGAGCGCGTCGTCGCGGCGGCCAAGGCCAACGGCAGGAAGCTGGTGATCGGCTACATCCTGCGCCATCACCCATCCTGGATCCGGCTGATCGCCGAGGCGCGCAAGCTCGGCGGCCCTTACGTCTTCCGCATGAACCTCAACCAGCAATCCTCCGGCCATACCTGGGAGACGCACAAGCAGTTGATGCGGACGACCTCGCCGATCGTCGACTGCGGCGTCCACTATCTCGACGTCATGTTGCAGATCACCGATGCCAAACCGGTCGAGGTGCGCGGCATGGGCGTGCGGCTGACGCAAGAGGTCGCGCCGTCGATGTACAATTACGGCCATCTGCAGGTGCTGTTCGACGACGGGTCGGTCGGCTGGTACGAGGCCGGCTGGGGTCCTATGATTTCCGAGACGGCCTTCTTCGTGAAGGACGTCATCTCGCCGAACGGCTGCGTCTCGATCGTCATGAAGGAGGGCGTGAAGTCCGACGACATAGACACCCACACCAAGACCTCGACCATTCGCCTGCACAGCGCGGCGACCGGACTGGACGGCAAATTCGTCAGGCCGGACGAGATGTTGTCGATGGCAGGCGAACCCGGCCATCAGGATCTCTGCGATCTCGAGCAGGCCTTCGTGCTGAAGGCTGTCCGCGAGGACCTGGACCTGACCCGCCATATGGATGACGCGGTCAAGTCGCTCGCCGTCTGCCTTGCCGCTGACGAGAGCGTGCGCAGCGGGAAGGCGGTGAGGCTTTGA
- a CDS encoding ABC transporter ATP-binding protein, producing the protein MGSLKIENVKKAFGPVEVLKGIDLEVTDGEFVVFVGPSGCGKSTLLRVIAGLEDSTSGRVLIDREDVSVTPPAKRGIAMVFQTYALYPHLTVKNNMGLGLKQASTPAAEIDRRIGIASSMLSLEPYLERRPAELSGGQRQRVAIGRAVVREPKLFLFDEPLSNLDAALRVNTRLEIAQLHRRLKATMIYVTHDQVEAMTLADKIVVLNAGRIEQIGGPMELYNSPANEFVAGFIGSPKMNFIDGARLGETAKTIGVRPEHLTVDPKSGAWKGTVVHAEHLGADTNLYLDCEKAGLITVRIFGVYDAEPGATLYATPDPAKTYRFGADGTTIKQ; encoded by the coding sequence GTGGGCTCGCTGAAGATCGAAAATGTGAAGAAGGCATTTGGGCCGGTCGAGGTGCTGAAAGGCATCGATCTGGAAGTGACGGATGGTGAATTCGTCGTCTTCGTCGGTCCCTCCGGCTGCGGCAAGTCGACCTTGCTACGGGTCATTGCAGGCCTGGAGGATTCGACCTCGGGCCGCGTGCTGATCGATCGCGAGGACGTCTCCGTCACGCCGCCAGCGAAACGCGGCATCGCCATGGTGTTCCAGACCTATGCGCTCTATCCGCATCTGACGGTGAAGAACAATATGGGCCTTGGGCTCAAGCAGGCGAGCACGCCGGCCGCCGAGATCGACCGCCGCATCGGCATCGCATCCTCCATGCTGTCGCTGGAACCCTACTTGGAAAGGCGCCCGGCGGAACTCTCCGGAGGCCAACGCCAGCGCGTCGCCATCGGCCGCGCCGTGGTGCGCGAGCCCAAGCTGTTCCTGTTCGATGAGCCCTTGTCGAACCTCGATGCGGCCCTGCGCGTCAACACCCGGCTGGAAATCGCACAGCTGCACCGACGGCTGAAGGCGACGATGATCTACGTTACCCACGACCAGGTCGAGGCGATGACGCTGGCCGACAAGATCGTGGTGCTCAATGCGGGCCGGATCGAGCAGATCGGCGGCCCGATGGAGCTATATAATTCGCCGGCAAACGAATTCGTCGCCGGCTTCATCGGCTCGCCGAAGATGAATTTCATCGACGGCGCCAGGCTTGGCGAGACGGCCAAGACCATCGGCGTGCGGCCGGAGCATCTGACGGTCGATCCGAAGTCAGGCGCCTGGAAGGGCACGGTTGTGCACGCTGAGCATCTCGGGGCCGACACCAACCTCTATCTCGATTGCGAAAAGGCCGGGCTGATCACCGTGCGCATCTTCGGTGTCTACGACGCCGAACCGGGCGCCACGCTCTATGCGACGCCGGATCCGGCCAAGACCTATCGGTTTGGAGCGGATGGGACGACGATCAAGCAATAA
- a CDS encoding N-acetylmuramic acid 6-phosphate etherase, producing the protein MAETRTEALHRNAEGLDIQAPEAILVSLADAQVEAAKAVRNAIPAIAKAAEIIAGRLSGGGKLAYAAAGSSGLMALADALELPGTFGIQRDRIAILVAGGEEAFRTLAGGPEDDTEEAATAVANAGIGTGDCLIALSASGATPYAVRAIEEAARRGAATIGIANNRDSALLRQAETAILLETPPEVIAGSTRMGAGTAQKIALNMLSTLTAVHLGHVHDGYMVNLTADNIKLRDRATRIVAAVSGRDRDEAARLLEKSGGAVKTAILLAAGADSADAAQKILEGTGQKLRPALSAIEGNKGSKA; encoded by the coding sequence ATGGCCGAAACGCGCACCGAGGCGCTGCACAGGAATGCCGAGGGACTGGATATCCAGGCCCCCGAAGCCATCCTTGTTTCGCTGGCGGATGCGCAGGTCGAAGCCGCGAAGGCCGTCCGCAACGCCATTCCCGCCATCGCCAAGGCGGCCGAGATCATCGCTGGCCGGTTGAGCGGCGGCGGCAAGCTCGCTTATGCCGCGGCCGGCAGTTCGGGCCTGATGGCGCTGGCCGACGCACTGGAACTGCCCGGCACCTTCGGCATTCAGCGCGACCGCATCGCCATCCTGGTGGCCGGCGGCGAAGAGGCTTTCAGGACGCTGGCCGGCGGGCCCGAGGATGATACCGAAGAGGCCGCGACGGCCGTCGCCAATGCCGGCATCGGCACGGGTGACTGCCTGATCGCCCTTTCCGCCAGCGGCGCGACGCCCTACGCGGTGCGGGCCATCGAGGAAGCCGCCCGCCGGGGTGCGGCGACCATCGGCATCGCCAACAACAGGGATTCAGCCCTGCTTCGCCAGGCCGAAACCGCCATCCTGCTCGAAACGCCGCCTGAGGTGATCGCCGGCTCGACGCGCATGGGTGCTGGCACCGCGCAGAAGATCGCGCTCAACATGCTGTCGACCTTGACCGCCGTCCATCTCGGCCACGTCCATGACGGTTACATGGTCAATCTCACGGCCGACAACATCAAGCTGCGCGACCGCGCCACGCGCATCGTCGCCGCCGTCAGCGGGCGCGACAGGGACGAAGCGGCCCGGCTGCTCGAAAAGAGCGGCGGCGCCGTCAAGACAGCCATTCTGCTCGCCGCCGGTGCCGACAGCGCCGATGCGGCGCAGAAAATTCTGGAGGGGACCGGCCAGAAGCTGCGGCCAGCCCTTTCCGCGATCGAGGGGAACAAGGGCTCCAAAGCCTAG
- a CDS encoding GntR family transcriptional regulator, with amino-acid sequence MNDAADQIFAALKQSSQSGAPLYLQLRKSIEDAVNRGLIGPGDALPSERDIATKADISRVTVRKAVQDLVKGGILVQRHGSGTFVAPRMERVEQSLSRLTSFTEDMARRGMAVRSAWLDRGLYAPSPDEMMVLGLSSSELVARVARLRIANDTPLAIERASLSASVLPDPAGIGSSLYAALELTGNRPVRAVQRISAANLGDGDARLLEVPPGIAGLHIERISYLASGKVIEFTRSIYRGDAYDFVAELRLTGPSEEGRP; translated from the coding sequence ATGAACGACGCCGCGGACCAGATCTTCGCCGCGCTGAAACAATCGTCGCAAAGCGGCGCGCCGCTCTACCTGCAGCTCAGGAAAAGCATCGAGGACGCCGTCAACCGGGGCCTGATCGGGCCGGGCGACGCGCTGCCCTCGGAGCGCGACATCGCCACCAAGGCCGACATTTCCCGCGTCACCGTGCGCAAGGCGGTGCAGGATCTGGTCAAGGGCGGCATCCTGGTCCAGCGCCATGGCTCCGGCACTTTTGTGGCGCCGCGCATGGAGCGCGTCGAGCAGTCGCTGTCGCGGCTGACCTCCTTTACCGAAGACATGGCGCGGCGCGGCATGGCGGTGCGTTCGGCATGGCTCGACCGTGGCCTTTACGCGCCCTCTCCCGACGAGATGATGGTGCTCGGCCTGTCGTCGAGCGAACTCGTGGCGCGCGTGGCGCGCCTGCGCATCGCCAACGACACGCCGCTGGCGATCGAACGCGCCTCGCTGTCGGCCAGCGTGCTGCCCGACCCGGCGGGGATAGGCTCCTCGCTCTATGCTGCACTGGAATTGACCGGCAACAGGCCGGTGCGGGCGGTGCAGCGCATCTCGGCCGCCAACCTTGGCGACGGCGACGCGCGGCTGCTGGAAGTGCCGCCCGGTATTGCCGGCCTGCATATCGAGCGTATTTCCTATCTGGCGAGCGGCAAGGTCATCGAATTCACCCGCTCCATTTACCGGGGCGACGCCTATGATTTCGTCGCCGAACTGCGGCTGACAGGGCCGAGCGAAGAGGGCCGACCATGA